A window of Metabacillus sp. B2-18 contains these coding sequences:
- a CDS encoding AraC family transcriptional regulator, which yields MESLQKINDSIAYIENNLASHLSIEEAAKIACMSRFHFQRMFQILTGFTVAEYIRKRRLTLAAQELIHSNVRVLDIALKYGYESPESFSKAFRKAHGISPTEVRHTGKTVKAFPKLSFQIQLKGEEEMNYKIIQREAFQVVGKGIRVSMENNNERIPLFWKESNENGFSEKLAQQAGEMGILGVCAEGNQQKNEFTYYIAVEKTTDKISPDLEVKEIPAATWAVFESVGPMPHAIQHVWKRIFSEWFPATGYEHAPAPAPEIEVYPEGDAYSEDYRAEIWIPVIKK from the coding sequence ATGGAGAGTTTACAGAAAATAAATGATTCTATTGCATATATTGAAAACAATTTAGCTTCACATTTGTCTATTGAAGAAGCAGCAAAAATTGCCTGCATGTCCAGGTTCCATTTTCAAAGAATGTTTCAAATACTCACCGGATTTACTGTGGCCGAGTATATTCGAAAAAGAAGGTTAACATTAGCAGCACAAGAACTAATTCATTCAAATGTAAGAGTATTGGACATTGCTTTAAAATATGGCTATGAAAGTCCTGAATCCTTTTCGAAAGCATTTCGAAAAGCACATGGAATTAGTCCGACTGAAGTGAGGCACACAGGCAAAACCGTCAAAGCCTTTCCTAAGCTTTCCTTTCAAATCCAACTAAAAGGAGAAGAAGAAATGAATTATAAGATCATTCAAAGAGAAGCATTTCAGGTTGTTGGTAAAGGGATCCGGGTCTCAATGGAGAATAATAATGAAAGAATTCCATTATTTTGGAAAGAATCTAATGAGAATGGGTTTTCTGAGAAGCTTGCACAACAAGCTGGAGAAATGGGAATATTAGGAGTCTGTGCGGAAGGTAATCAACAAAAAAATGAATTTACCTATTATATAGCGGTTGAAAAAACTACCGATAAGATATCTCCAGATTTAGAGGTCAAAGAAATACCTGCTGCAACGTGGGCTGTTTTTGAGTCTGTTGGTCCTATGCCTCACGCTATTCAACATGTTTGGAAACGAATTTTTTCTGAGTGGTTTCCTGCGACAGGGTACGAGCATGCACCTGCACCTGCACCTGAAATAGAGGTTTACCCTGAAGGAGATGCTTATTCAGAAGATTATCGAGCGGAAATATGGATTCCGGTTATTAAAAAATAG